From one Candidatus Saccharimonadales bacterium genomic stretch:
- the rnc gene encoding ribonuclease III produces MLTTLVPRKEILSMPHDYQLMAKQVIGLEFNDPQLLMTAFTHRSYLNEHRKSVKAHNERLEFLGDAVLELIVTEYLYHNYDEPEGILTNWRSALVRTESLSEAAHRLGFEQYLRLSRGEKNGSQRARDQILANCFEAVTGAVYLDQGYEAAKQFVSTNILSKLKAILADDAWRDPKSLLQEQAQSEEGVTPSYKVMSEEGPDHDKSFTIGVFIGDELRGKGAGPSKQAAQQSAADAALKYYE; encoded by the coding sequence GTGCTTACAACTTTGGTCCCACGAAAGGAAATTTTATCTATGCCGCATGATTACCAGTTGATGGCCAAGCAGGTGATTGGGCTGGAGTTTAATGACCCGCAGCTGCTTATGACGGCTTTTACCCATCGATCTTACTTAAACGAGCACCGTAAAAGCGTCAAAGCGCACAACGAACGGCTGGAATTCTTAGGCGACGCCGTATTAGAGCTAATAGTAACGGAGTATCTTTACCATAATTACGACGAGCCCGAAGGGATTTTAACCAACTGGCGCAGCGCGCTAGTTCGAACTGAGTCCTTGAGCGAGGCCGCCCACCGGCTGGGGTTTGAGCAATATTTGCGGCTCAGCCGCGGAGAAAAGAACGGCTCGCAGCGGGCTCGGGATCAAATCCTGGCTAATTGTTTTGAAGCTGTAACTGGCGCGGTTTACCTCGACCAAGGTTATGAGGCGGCCAAACAATTTGTCAGCACTAACATTTTGTCCAAGCTTAAAGCCATATTGGCCGACGATGCATGGCGTGACCCCAAATCGCTGCTACAGGAACAAGCCCAGAGCGAGGAAGGCGTAACGCCGAGTTACAAGGTCATGAGCGAAGAAGGTCCGGACCATGACAAGTCGTTTACTATTGGTGTCTTTATCGGTGATGAACTGCGCGGCAAGGGCGCCGGCCCGTCTAAGCAAGCGGCCCAACAATCGGCGGCGGACGCGGCCTTGAAGTATTACGAATAG
- a CDS encoding NUDIX domain-containing protein — translation MKRPEPIKRFRKIFKRRRRPAIQEVVREVSSGGVVYRRDKQGKVEILMIRDSKDRWSLPKGKVNKEENLKQAAEREIKEETGLRDMQVLNWLGKVHFRYRRQSSLVLKTMHVYLVKAAGQTGELSKEDVAHITKVAWFPLNDALDKVEYDDIGKLILLGMKKIRQTPGL, via the coding sequence ATGAAACGACCAGAGCCCATCAAACGGTTTAGAAAGATATTCAAACGGCGTCGTCGGCCGGCTATTCAAGAGGTAGTGCGGGAGGTGTCCTCGGGCGGAGTAGTTTATCGCCGCGACAAACAAGGCAAAGTTGAGATCCTAATGATTAGGGATTCCAAAGACCGCTGGTCGCTGCCAAAGGGCAAGGTCAATAAAGAGGAAAACCTCAAGCAAGCCGCCGAACGCGAGATCAAAGAAGAAACTGGACTGCGGGACATGCAGGTACTTAACTGGTTGGGAAAAGTCCACTTTCGATATCGACGCCAGAGCAGCCTGGTGCTTAAGACCATGCACGTCTATTTAGTCAAGGCCGCCGGGCAAACCGGCGAGCTGTCCAAAGAAGACGTTGCCCACATTACCAAAGTAGCCTGGTTTCCGCTTAACGACGCGCTGGACAAAGTTGAGTACGACGATATCGGCAAACTGATCCTGCTGGGCATGAAGAAAATCCGCCAGACACCCGGCCTCTAA
- the rpsP gene encoding 30S ribosomal protein S16, giving the protein MLAIRLKRIGRANDAFYRLIVQDSRRHPTRGKVVAYLGTFDPHAKTVTIDKDETKRFLSNGAQPSQTAARLLKKEGVKLPSWVSIEKQPKKTTRNPEKLRKNRPAGAEAPAVKSEEPKAKEQPAAEIPAEPVVEEAKLNGVKTEETPKEAIEAEAPVETKTEIAPTEEKPAEKAD; this is encoded by the coding sequence ATGCTAGCTATTCGTTTAAAACGAATCGGCCGGGCCAACGACGCGTTTTATCGGCTGATCGTGCAGGACTCCCGGCGCCACCCTACCCGCGGCAAAGTCGTGGCATATTTAGGTACTTTTGATCCGCACGCCAAGACAGTTACCATAGATAAAGACGAGACCAAACGCTTTTTATCAAACGGCGCTCAGCCGTCTCAAACTGCCGCCAGATTACTCAAAAAAGAAGGCGTCAAGCTGCCGAGTTGGGTGAGTATTGAAAAACAACCTAAAAAAACCACACGCAACCCGGAAAAACTCAGAAAAAACCGCCCGGCTGGCGCCGAAGCCCCGGCGGTCAAATCGGAGGAGCCAAAAGCTAAAGAGCAGCCGGCCGCCGAAATCCCGGCTGAGCCAGTCGTTGAAGAGGCCAAATTAAACGGCGTAAAAACCGAAGAAACACCGAAAGAAGCAATCGAGGCAGAAGCCCCGGTCGAAACCAAAACTGAAATAGCCCCAACCGAAGAAAAACCAGCTGAAAAAGCGGACTAA
- the nusB gene encoding transcription antitermination factor NusB, translating into MASNRHLGRIVALQTLYEYEFRLDCKDETADLNEILQRNVVRYEDTIDDTDFVRSLTMSTQQRLKELDEIIQPIAPEWPIAQIARVDRSILRLALNELIFGNDVPPKVVINEAVELAKAFGSENSSRFINGVLGTAFRQLEENRQDKPKKKKPAKTKAAAKKPAAKKTAKRKPAGNKS; encoded by the coding sequence ATGGCATCAAATCGACACCTTGGCCGAATTGTAGCTCTGCAGACTCTTTACGAATATGAGTTCAGATTAGACTGCAAAGACGAAACCGCCGATTTAAACGAGATACTTCAGCGCAACGTGGTGCGTTATGAAGACACAATCGACGATACGGACTTCGTGCGGTCGCTAACGATGAGCACCCAGCAGCGGCTAAAAGAGTTAGACGAGATCATCCAACCGATCGCGCCGGAGTGGCCGATCGCCCAAATCGCCCGAGTCGACCGCTCGATCCTTAGATTAGCCTTGAACGAGTTGATTTTTGGTAACGACGTACCCCCGAAGGTCGTTATAAATGAAGCGGTGGAACTAGCTAAAGCCTTTGGTAGCGAAAACTCTTCACGCTTCATTAACGGCGTGTTGGGCACTGCTTTCCGCCAGCTGGAAGAAAACCGCCAAGATAAGCCTAAGAAGAAAAAACCCGCTAAAACCAAAGCGGCTGCCAAAAAACCGGCGGCCAAGAAAACCGCCAAGCGAAAACCAGCCGGAAATAAATCATAA
- a CDS encoding KH domain-containing protein: MSTIDQQFVEYIVKSLVSKPDSVQVERTIDEKGVLLKLTVDNEDLGRVIGKRGSTAQSIRTLLRALGTKNDARYNLKIIDPEGDNRPPREPREDRAPRDEPSAAPADDKPAEEPVADEPAEEAAVEEVVEAPVEEAQEEAPTAEGKKDSSLADKTRKELAELDDLDI; the protein is encoded by the coding sequence GTGTCTACCATCGACCAGCAATTTGTTGAATACATCGTAAAATCTCTGGTCTCCAAACCAGATTCCGTCCAGGTCGAACGAACGATCGATGAAAAGGGAGTACTACTTAAACTAACCGTCGACAACGAGGATTTAGGCCGGGTCATCGGTAAGCGCGGTTCGACCGCTCAAAGTATTAGAACGCTGCTTCGGGCATTGGGGACCAAGAATGACGCCCGATATAATCTGAAAATTATCGATCCGGAAGGGGACAACCGCCCTCCGCGCGAGCCGCGTGAGGATCGAGCCCCCCGAGATGAGCCATCGGCCGCTCCGGCCGATGATAAGCCAGCTGAAGAACCCGTCGCTGACGAACCGGCCGAGGAAGCCGCGGTTGAAGAGGTGGTAGAAGCGCCGGTTGAGGAAGCTCAGGAAGAAGCACCGACAGCTGAAGGCAAGAAGGATAGTTCGTTGGCGGATAAGACCAGAAAAGAACTGGCCGAGCTGGACGATTTGGATATATAA